The Streptomyces laurentii genome contains a region encoding:
- a CDS encoding aminoglycoside/hydroxyurea antibiotic resistance kinase (Aminoglycoside/hydroxyurea antibiotic resistance kinase; cl17810;~PFAM: aminoglycoside/hydroxyurea antibiotic resistance kinase; KEGG: sgr:SGR_1817 phosphotransferase;~aminoglycoside/hydroxyurea antibiotic resistance kinase [Streptomyces flavogriseus ATCC33331];~identified by MetaGeneAnnotator; putative), with translation MGFEPPQRLVRALGRTYGRTAAAEWLDRLPELLPGALEQAGLTAERVVAPGGRSSLVVLVPGAALKLAPPAARPDLERDALAHWNGWGTVKLLGEAGEGGLLLERLHPEVSLRSLPEAKALLEAADTIRKLWVAPPAGHGFETVAARTERQAGLMASYQADADAGTLVTAALTARAELLAGTGTGTGTTAGADAGSGPGSDETFLLHGAFRQGKVLAGDRSPWLAVGPEPLVGERAYDLARLVRDRVEDLVAASAGASTARRRVNKLADSLEVDRERLRGWTLFRAVESATRALTAGLRADAELLLEFAGWL, from the coding sequence ATGGGTTTCGAACCGCCGCAGCGACTGGTGCGCGCCCTCGGCAGGACGTACGGCCGGACCGCCGCGGCCGAGTGGCTCGACCGGCTCCCGGAGCTGCTCCCCGGCGCGCTGGAGCAGGCCGGGCTGACCGCCGAGCGGGTCGTGGCCCCCGGCGGGCGCTCCAGCCTGGTCGTCCTCGTGCCCGGCGCCGCCCTGAAGCTGGCGCCCCCGGCCGCCCGGCCCGACCTGGAGCGGGACGCGCTCGCGCACTGGAACGGCTGGGGCACCGTCAAGCTGCTCGGCGAGGCCGGGGAGGGCGGGCTGCTCCTGGAGCGGCTGCACCCCGAGGTGTCGCTGCGCTCGCTGCCGGAGGCGAAGGCGCTGCTCGAAGCCGCCGACACGATCCGCAAGCTGTGGGTGGCGCCGCCCGCCGGGCACGGGTTCGAGACGGTCGCCGCGCGGACGGAGCGGCAGGCGGGCCTCATGGCGTCCTACCAGGCCGACGCGGACGCGGGCACGCTGGTGACGGCGGCCCTCACGGCCCGCGCCGAGCTGCTCGCGGGTACGGGCACGGGCACCGGCACGACTGCGGGCGCGGACGCGGGCTCCGGTCCGGGCTCCGATGAGACGTTTCTGCTGCACGGCGCCTTCCGTCAGGGCAAGGTCCTGGCCGGCGACCGCTCCCCGTGGCTCGCGGTCGGCCCCGAGCCGCTGGTCGGCGAGCGCGCCTACGACCTCGCCCGGCTGGTCCGCGACCGGGTGGAGGACCTGGTGGCCGCGTCGGCCGGGGCCTCGACGGCCCGCCGCCGGGTGAACAAGCTGGCCGACTCGCTGGAGGTGGACCGGGAGCGGCTGCGCGGCTGGACCCTGTTCCGCGCCGTGGAGTCGGCGACCCGCGCCCTGACCGCGGGACTGCGCGCCGACGCGGAACTGCTGCTGGAGTTCGCGGGCTGGCTGTGA
- a CDS encoding hypothetical protein (D1 - D2 interaction site;~D3 - B interaction site;~Hfq - Hfq interaction site;~RNA binding pocket [nucleotide binding];~Sm1 motif;~Sm2 motif;~The eukaryotic Sm and Sm-like (LSm) proteins associate with RNA to form the core domain of the ribonucleoprotein particles involved in a variety of RNA processing events including pre-mRNA splicing, telomere replication, and mRNA degradation. Members of...; cl00259;~UPF0090 protein [Streptomyces pristinaespiralis ATCC25486];~identified by MetaGeneAnnotator; putative;~ribosome maturation protein RimP; Reviewed) — MSTTQNERLRGLLEPLVHAKDLDLEEIEVSRAGRRGLLRVIVDSDEGVELDACAELSRVISEKLDETDVMGEGEYVLEVSSPGADRPLAEHRHYVRATGRLVKLRLKEGGDLVTRILAVDDDGLDTEVPGVKGRKATARRVEFADIDKARVEIEFNRKDKKEEEA; from the coding sequence ATGAGCACCACCCAGAACGAACGGCTGCGCGGTCTTCTGGAGCCGCTCGTGCACGCGAAGGATCTGGACCTCGAGGAGATCGAGGTGTCCCGGGCCGGCCGCCGCGGACTGCTGAGGGTCATCGTCGACTCGGACGAGGGCGTGGAACTGGACGCCTGCGCCGAGCTGAGCCGCGTCATCTCCGAGAAGCTCGACGAGACCGACGTGATGGGCGAGGGCGAGTACGTCCTCGAAGTCAGCTCCCCGGGCGCGGACCGCCCCCTCGCCGAGCACCGCCACTACGTGCGCGCCACCGGCCGTCTGGTGAAGCTGCGGCTGAAGGAGGGCGGCGACCTCGTCACCCGCATCCTGGCCGTGGACGACGACGGCCTGGACACCGAGGTGCCGGGAGTCAAGGGCCGCAAGGCGACCGCCCGCCGGGTGGAGTTCGCCGACATCGACAAGGCGCGTGTCGAGATCGAGTTCAACCGCAAGGACAAGAAGGAAGAGGAGGCGTAG
- a CDS encoding prolyl-tRNA synthetase (Class II tRNA amino-acyl synthetase-like catalytic core domain. Class II amino acyl-tRNAsynthetases (aaRS) share a common fold and generally attach an amino acid to the 3' OH of ribose of the appropriate tRNA. PheRS is an exception in that it...; cl00268;~INS is an amino acid-editing domain inserted (INS) into the bacterial class II prolyl-tRNA synthetase (ProRS) however, this CD is not exclusively bacterial. It is also found at the N-terminus of the eukaryotic/archaea-like ProRS's of yeasts and...; cd04334;~ProRS Prolyl-anticodon binding domain, short version found predominantly in bacteria. ProRS belongs to class II aminoacyl-tRNAsynthetases (aaRS). This alignment contains the anticodon binding domain, which is responsible for specificity in tRNA-binding; cd00861;~Prolyl-tRNA synthetase (ProRS) class II core catalytic domain. ProRS isa homodimer. It is responsible for the attachment of proline to the 3' OH group of ribose of the appropriate tRNA. This domain is primarily responsible for ATP-dependent...; cd00779;~anticodon binding site;~dimer interface [polypeptide binding];~identified by MetaGeneAnnotator; putative;~motif 1;~motif 2;~motif 3;~prolyl-tRNA synthetase [Streptomyces cattleya NRRL 8057 = DSM46488];~prolyl-tRNA synthetase; Provisional;~putative deacylase active site [active]): protein MANAPVQRMSQLMAKTLRDDPADAEVLSHKLLVRAGYVRRTAAGIWSWLPLGKKVLSNVERIVREEMDAIGAQEVSLPALLPREPYEATGRWEEYGAELFRLKDRKGGDYLLGPTHEEIFTLLVKDQCTSYKDLPVILYQIQTKFRDEARPRAGILRGREFLMKDSYSFDLEDEGLAHSYALHRQAYQRIFERLGLDYRICAATAGAMGGSKSEEFLAPAEAGEDTFADCPNCDFAANTEAVSYVLKPVDGSAVPAAEEIPTPDTPTIETLAASLGVPASATLKNLLVKVDGEIVAVGVPGDREVDMGKVEAHFAPATVEMVTETDFAGRADLVRGYVGPQGLEKVGYIADPRVAPGTAWITGANKEGLHAKNVVAGRDFEVDAYVDVVVVQDGDPCPKCGTGLTLDRAIEIGHIFQLGRKYADALKLDVLGQNGKPSRVTMGSYGIGVSRAVAALAEQTADEKGLCWSAEVAPADVHVVAAGKALQTELALEVSDKLAAAGLRVLVDDRAGVSPGVKFTDSELIGVPKILVAGRRAGEGVLELKDRRTGEREELTVDEAIARLSA, encoded by the coding sequence ATGGCCAACGCACCGGTCCAGCGCATGTCCCAGTTGATGGCGAAGACGCTGCGCGACGACCCGGCGGACGCCGAGGTCCTCAGCCACAAGCTGCTCGTCCGCGCCGGCTACGTCCGCCGCACCGCCGCCGGCATCTGGAGCTGGCTGCCGCTGGGCAAGAAGGTCCTCTCCAACGTGGAGCGGATCGTCCGCGAGGAGATGGACGCCATCGGCGCCCAGGAGGTCTCGCTGCCCGCCCTGCTGCCCCGTGAGCCCTACGAGGCCACCGGCCGCTGGGAGGAGTACGGCGCCGAGCTGTTCCGCCTCAAGGACCGCAAGGGCGGCGACTACCTCCTCGGCCCCACCCACGAGGAGATCTTCACCCTGCTGGTCAAGGACCAGTGCACGTCCTACAAGGACCTGCCGGTGATCCTCTACCAGATCCAGACCAAGTTCCGTGACGAGGCCCGGCCCCGCGCGGGCATCCTGCGCGGCCGCGAGTTCCTGATGAAGGACTCGTACTCCTTCGACCTGGAGGACGAGGGCCTCGCCCACTCGTACGCGCTGCACCGCCAGGCGTACCAGCGGATCTTCGAGCGTCTCGGCCTCGACTACCGCATCTGCGCCGCCACCGCCGGCGCCATGGGCGGCTCGAAGTCCGAGGAGTTCCTGGCCCCGGCCGAGGCCGGCGAGGACACCTTCGCCGACTGCCCGAACTGCGACTTCGCGGCGAACACCGAGGCCGTCTCCTACGTGCTGAAGCCCGTCGACGGCTCCGCCGTCCCGGCCGCCGAGGAGATCCCCACCCCCGACACCCCGACCATCGAGACGCTCGCCGCCTCCCTCGGCGTGCCGGCCTCCGCCACGCTGAAGAACCTGCTGGTGAAGGTCGACGGCGAGATCGTCGCCGTCGGCGTCCCCGGCGACCGCGAGGTCGACATGGGCAAGGTCGAGGCGCACTTCGCCCCGGCCACCGTCGAGATGGTCACCGAGACCGACTTCGCCGGGCGCGCCGACCTGGTGCGCGGCTACGTCGGCCCGCAGGGTCTGGAGAAGGTCGGCTACATCGCCGACCCGCGCGTCGCGCCCGGCACCGCCTGGATCACCGGCGCCAACAAGGAGGGCCTGCACGCGAAGAACGTCGTCGCGGGCCGTGACTTCGAGGTGGACGCGTACGTGGACGTGGTCGTCGTCCAGGACGGCGACCCCTGCCCCAAGTGCGGCACCGGCCTGACCCTGGACCGCGCCATCGAGATCGGCCACATCTTCCAGCTGGGCCGCAAGTACGCCGACGCCCTCAAGCTCGATGTCCTCGGCCAGAACGGCAAGCCCTCCCGCGTCACCATGGGCTCGTACGGCATCGGCGTCTCGCGCGCCGTCGCCGCGCTCGCCGAGCAGACCGCCGACGAGAAGGGCCTGTGCTGGTCCGCCGAGGTCGCCCCGGCCGACGTGCACGTCGTCGCCGCCGGCAAGGCGCTCCAGACCGAGCTGGCCCTGGAGGTCTCCGACAAGCTGGCCGCGGCCGGCCTGCGCGTCCTTGTCGACGACCGCGCCGGGGTCTCCCCGGGCGTCAAGTTCACGGACTCCGAGCTCATCGGCGTCCCGAAGATCCTGGTCGCCGGCCGCCGCGCGGGCGAGGGCGTCCTGGAGCTGAAGGACCGCCGCACGGGCGAGCGCGAGGAGCTGACGGTGGACGAGGCGATCGCCCGCCTCTCCGCCTGA
- a CDS encoding lipoprotein (identified by MetaGeneAnnotator; putative;~sequence version:1): protein MTTVNRRVLLAAGAAGTAGAAAALAGCASGGERGTGQPSAAERAARAEAALRTRSAATGRTLLARYDAVLAAHPALAGRLRPLRAAVAAHVTALGEGGSAPAPPASPSPSASASPSASASATAPARVPADPDAALRELAAAVRATADTHTAALDTAPPEYARLLASVAAAGAAQTFLLTEAGTGTETEGGRG from the coding sequence GTGACGACGGTGAACAGGCGCGTGCTCCTGGCCGCGGGTGCGGCGGGCACGGCCGGCGCGGCGGCGGCCCTGGCGGGCTGCGCCTCCGGCGGGGAGCGGGGAACGGGACAGCCGAGCGCGGCGGAACGGGCCGCGCGCGCGGAAGCGGCGCTGCGCACCCGCTCGGCGGCCACCGGCCGCACCCTCCTCGCCCGGTACGACGCGGTGCTCGCCGCGCACCCCGCGCTCGCCGGCCGGCTCAGGCCGCTGCGCGCGGCGGTCGCGGCGCACGTGACGGCGCTCGGCGAAGGCGGCAGCGCTCCGGCGCCGCCGGCCTCCCCCTCCCCCTCCGCGTCCGCCTCCCCGTCCGCTTCGGCGTCGGCCACCGCCCCCGCGCGCGTACCGGCCGATCCGGACGCGGCGCTGCGGGAACTGGCCGCCGCCGTCCGGGCGACCGCCGACACCCACACGGCCGCACTCGACACCGCGCCGCCCGAGTACGCCCGGCTGCTGGCCTCCGTCGCCGCCGCCGGCGCCGCCCAGACCTTCCTGCTCACCGAGGCGGGGACCGGAACCGAGACCGAAGGGGGCCGCGGATGA
- a CDS encoding hypothetical protein (Hypothetical protein XNR_1151 [Streptomyces albus J1074];~identified by MetaGeneAnnotator; putative) produces MTALAAAQAALAAEHAALYGYGVVGGRLGEDRRAEATAAHTAHRARRDALRRTVRDLGGDPVAAAPGYELPFAVPDPASAVRLAAVLEDRVAGVYADLVRSAKGPLRRDAAAALREAAVRAARWRGGVVTFPGLAERA; encoded by the coding sequence ATGACCGCGCTCGCCGCCGCCCAGGCCGCACTCGCCGCCGAGCACGCCGCCCTGTACGGGTACGGGGTCGTCGGCGGCCGGCTCGGCGAGGACCGGCGGGCCGAGGCCACCGCCGCCCACACCGCGCACCGCGCGCGCCGCGACGCGCTCCGCCGCACCGTCCGGGACCTGGGCGGCGACCCGGTCGCCGCGGCCCCCGGCTACGAGCTGCCGTTCGCGGTGCCGGACCCGGCCTCCGCCGTCCGGCTCGCCGCCGTCCTGGAGGACCGGGTCGCGGGCGTCTACGCCGACCTCGTCCGCTCCGCGAAAGGCCCGCTGCGCCGGGACGCGGCGGCGGCCCTGCGCGAGGCGGCGGTCCGCGCCGCCCGCTGGCGCGGCGGCGTCGTAACCTTTCCTGGGCTCGCCGAGCGGGCCTGA
- a CDS encoding membrane protease subunit stomatin/prohibitin-like protein (Band_7_stomatin_like: A subgroup of the band 7 domain of flotillin (reggie) like proteins similar to stomatin and podicin (two lipid raft-associated integral membrane proteins). Individual proteins ofthis band 7 domain family may cluster to form...; cd03403;~identified by MetaGeneAnnotator; putative;~membrane protease subunit stomatin/prohibitin-like protein [Amycolatopsis mediterranei U32]) produces MIQELLTAAAAAGAVIVVYAGAAARVVKQYERGVVFRFGKLVAEVRQPGITMIVPGVDRLHKVNMQIVTMPVPAQEGITRDNVTVRVDAVVYFKVVDAAEALVRVEDYKFAVSQMAQTSLRSIIGKSDLDDLLSNREKLNQGLELMLDSPAIGWGVQIDRVEIKDVSLPETMKRSMARQAEADRERRARLINADAELQASKKLAEAARQMADTPSALQLRLLQTVMAVAAEKNSTLVLPIPVELLRFLERGASETAQAQAQARTQAEPQAEARAEPQAEAQAPAKQAEIPASPPPSAAYLAGRADAARAIADLTGPSVEPAAKEGEERS; encoded by the coding sequence ATGATCCAAGAGCTCTTGACGGCGGCCGCCGCGGCCGGTGCCGTGATCGTGGTGTACGCGGGAGCGGCGGCGCGCGTGGTGAAGCAGTACGAGCGCGGCGTGGTGTTCCGCTTCGGCAAGCTGGTCGCCGAGGTGCGCCAGCCCGGTATCACGATGATCGTCCCGGGCGTCGACCGGCTGCACAAAGTGAACATGCAGATCGTGACGATGCCGGTGCCGGCCCAGGAGGGCATCACCCGCGACAACGTGACCGTGCGCGTGGACGCGGTCGTCTACTTCAAGGTCGTCGACGCGGCCGAGGCCCTGGTGCGCGTGGAGGACTACAAGTTCGCGGTCTCGCAGATGGCGCAGACCTCGCTGCGGTCGATCATCGGCAAGAGCGACCTCGACGACCTGCTGTCCAACCGCGAGAAGCTCAACCAGGGCCTGGAACTGATGCTGGACTCCCCCGCCATCGGCTGGGGCGTGCAGATCGACCGCGTCGAGATCAAGGACGTGTCACTGCCGGAGACGATGAAGCGCTCCATGGCCCGGCAGGCGGAGGCGGACCGGGAGCGGCGCGCGCGGCTGATCAACGCGGACGCGGAACTCCAGGCGTCGAAGAAGCTGGCGGAGGCGGCGCGCCAGATGGCGGACACGCCCTCCGCGCTCCAGCTGCGGCTGCTGCAGACCGTGATGGCCGTGGCGGCGGAGAAGAACTCGACGCTGGTCCTGCCGATCCCGGTGGAGCTGCTGCGCTTCCTGGAGCGCGGCGCTTCCGAGACGGCCCAGGCACAGGCGCAGGCACGGACCCAGGCCGAACCGCAGGCCGAGGCACGGGCCGAGCCGCAGGCCGAGGCCCAAGCCCCTGCGAAGCAGGCCGAGATCCCGGCCTCTCCCCCGCCGTCGGCGGCGTATCTCGCGGGCCGCGCGGACGCGGCGCGGGCCATCGCGGACCTGACCGGTCCGTCGGTGGAGCCGGCCGCGAAGGAGGGCGAGGAACGGTCGTAG
- a CDS encoding transcription elongation factor nusA (G-X-X-G motif;~NusA N-terminal domain; pfam08529;~NusA-like KH domain; pfam13184;~NusA_K homology RNA-binding domain (KH). NusA is anessential multifunctional transcription elongation factor that is universally conserved among prokaryotes and archaea. NusA anti-termination function plays an important role in the expression of...; cd02134;~RNA binding site [nucleotide binding];~S1_NusA: N-utilizing substance A protein (NusA), S1-like RNA-binding domain. S1-like RNA-binding domains are foundin a wide variety of RNA-associated proteins. NusA isa transcription elongation factor containing an N-terminal catalytic domain and three...; cd04455;~homodimer interface [polypeptide binding];~identified by MetaGeneAnnotator; putative;~transcription elongation factor NusA [Amycolatopsis mediterranei S699];~transcription elongation factor NusA; Provisional; PRK12327) → MDIDVKLLKGLAQEKDISFEMLVEAIESALLIAYHRTPDARRHARVELDRRTGHVTVWAKEDPADLEEGQQPKDFDDTPSDFGRIAASTARQVIQQRLRDAENDVTFGEYARREGDIVAGQVQQGKDPKNVLVKLDDKLEAILPVQEQVPGEDYTHGLRLRTYVVRVAKGVRGPSVTLSRTHPNLVKKLFALEVPEIADGSVEIAAIAREAGHRTKIAVRSTRSGLNAKGACIGPMGGRVRNVMAELLGEKIDIVDWSDDPAEMVANALSPARVSKVEVVDMAARSARVTVPDYQLSLAIGKEGQNARLAARLTGWRIDIRPDTEPSGDES, encoded by the coding sequence GTGGACATCGACGTGAAGCTCCTGAAGGGCTTGGCACAGGAGAAGGACATCTCCTTCGAGATGCTGGTCGAGGCGATCGAGTCGGCCCTCCTCATCGCCTACCACCGCACCCCCGACGCCCGCCGCCACGCGCGCGTGGAGCTGGACCGGCGCACCGGTCACGTGACGGTGTGGGCGAAGGAAGACCCCGCCGACCTGGAGGAGGGGCAGCAGCCCAAGGACTTCGACGACACCCCGTCGGACTTCGGCCGGATCGCCGCCAGCACCGCCCGCCAGGTCATCCAGCAGCGTCTGCGCGATGCCGAGAACGACGTCACCTTCGGCGAGTACGCGCGCCGCGAGGGCGACATCGTCGCGGGCCAGGTGCAGCAGGGCAAGGACCCGAAGAACGTCCTGGTCAAGCTGGACGACAAGCTGGAGGCCATCCTGCCGGTGCAGGAGCAGGTGCCGGGCGAGGACTACACGCACGGTCTGCGGCTTCGTACGTACGTCGTACGGGTGGCCAAGGGTGTGCGTGGTCCGTCCGTCACCCTCTCCCGTACGCACCCCAATCTGGTGAAGAAGCTCTTCGCCCTCGAGGTGCCGGAGATCGCCGACGGCTCGGTGGAGATCGCGGCGATCGCCCGCGAGGCCGGCCACCGCACCAAGATCGCGGTCCGTTCGACTCGTTCCGGCCTGAACGCCAAGGGTGCCTGCATCGGTCCCATGGGCGGCCGGGTGCGCAATGTGATGGCGGAGCTGCTCGGCGAGAAGATCGACATCGTCGACTGGTCGGACGACCCGGCCGAGATGGTGGCGAACGCGCTCTCCCCGGCCCGGGTGTCGAAGGTCGAGGTCGTCGACATGGCCGCCCGGTCGGCCCGGGTGACGGTGCCCGACTACCAGCTGTCGCTGGCGATCGGCAAGGAGGGCCAGAACGCCCGCCTGGCCGCCCGTCTCACCGGCTGGCGGATCGACATCCGGCCGGACACCGAGCCGTCCGGCGACGAGAGCTGA
- a CDS encoding acetyltransferase (Acetyltransferase (GNAT) family; pfam00583;~Domain of unknown function (DUF4081); pfam13312;~Predicted acetyltransferase [General function prediction only];~acetyltransferase [Streptomyces cattleya NRRL 8057 = DSM46488];~identified by MetaGeneAnnotator; putative), translating to MLTQSSTRVLEPADLGAALAVLQSAPVENAFVTARVQAAGLDPWRLGGEMWGWYSEGRLRSLCYAGANLVPICATPEAVRAFADRARRVGRRCSSIVGPAEPTALLWSLLEPGWGPARDIRAHQPLMASEKPSVDVTADPYVRRVRKDEMDVIMPACVAMFTEEVGVSPLAGDGGLLYQARVAELVGSGRAFARIDDGKVVFKAEIGAATREACQIQGVWVAPEHRGKGLSETGMAAVLRYALADVAPVVSLYVNDYNVPARAAYRRVGFQEVGAFMSVLF from the coding sequence GTGTTGACGCAATCATCGACGCGGGTCCTCGAGCCCGCCGACCTCGGGGCCGCGCTCGCCGTGCTGCAGAGTGCTCCCGTCGAGAACGCCTTCGTCACCGCGCGCGTGCAGGCCGCGGGGCTGGACCCGTGGCGGCTCGGCGGGGAGATGTGGGGCTGGTACAGCGAGGGGCGGCTGCGGTCGCTCTGTTACGCGGGGGCCAATCTCGTGCCCATCTGCGCCACCCCCGAGGCCGTTCGCGCGTTCGCGGACCGGGCCCGCCGGGTCGGGCGTCGCTGTTCCTCGATCGTCGGGCCCGCGGAGCCCACGGCCCTGCTGTGGAGCCTGCTGGAGCCCGGCTGGGGCCCGGCCAGGGACATCCGGGCCCATCAGCCGCTGATGGCGTCCGAGAAGCCGTCGGTGGACGTGACAGCCGATCCGTACGTCCGCCGGGTCCGCAAGGACGAGATGGACGTGATCATGCCCGCCTGCGTGGCCATGTTCACCGAGGAGGTCGGTGTCTCGCCGCTCGCCGGGGACGGCGGGCTGCTCTACCAGGCGCGGGTCGCGGAGCTGGTCGGCTCGGGGCGGGCGTTCGCGCGGATCGACGACGGCAAGGTCGTCTTCAAGGCCGAGATCGGCGCCGCCACCCGTGAGGCCTGCCAGATCCAGGGGGTCTGGGTGGCTCCCGAGCACCGCGGCAAGGGCCTGTCGGAGACCGGCATGGCCGCCGTGCTGCGTTACGCGCTCGCCGATGTCGCGCCCGTGGTCAGCCTGTACGTGAACGACTACAACGTGCCGGCCCGGGCCGCGTACCGCCGGGTCGGGTTCCAGGAGGTCGGCGCGTTCATGAGCGTGCTGTTCTGA
- a CDS encoding acetyltransferase (Acetyltransferase (GNAT) family; pfam00583;~acetyltransferase [Streptomyces cattleya NRRL 8057 = DSM46488];~identified by MetaGeneAnnotator; putative) — MDDTEVVIAPVDLAARVDEALAVQALAFGLDDAEVAVRRHIVVRHLLSPGARALGATTADGRLVGFVYGMPNDRSHWWSTVVEPYLRVSGSEGWLADSFVITELHVHPAYQGRGVGRRLITALTDGSDLPRSILSAIDTESPARALYRSLGYTDLARRVHFPSAPRPYAVMGAPLPLRRGSGGGN; from the coding sequence ATGGATGACACCGAGGTCGTGATCGCGCCGGTCGACCTGGCCGCCCGGGTCGACGAGGCCCTCGCCGTGCAGGCCCTCGCCTTCGGCCTCGACGACGCCGAGGTCGCCGTACGCCGCCATATCGTCGTACGCCACCTCCTCAGCCCCGGCGCCCGCGCGCTGGGCGCGACCACCGCCGACGGGCGGCTGGTCGGCTTCGTGTACGGGATGCCCAACGACCGCTCCCACTGGTGGTCCACGGTCGTCGAGCCGTATCTGAGGGTCAGCGGCAGCGAGGGCTGGCTGGCCGACTCCTTCGTGATCACCGAGCTGCATGTGCACCCCGCCTACCAGGGCCGGGGCGTCGGCCGCCGGCTCATCACCGCCCTCACCGACGGATCCGACCTGCCGCGCTCGATCCTGTCCGCGATCGACACCGAGAGCCCGGCCCGCGCGCTCTACCGTTCCCTCGGCTACACCGACCTCGCGCGCCGGGTCCACTTCCCGAGCGCACCGCGCCCGTACGCGGTGATGGGCGCTCCGCTGCCGCTGCGCCGGGGGAGCGGCGGCGGGAACTGA